In Pseudomonas grandcourensis, the DNA window TGTCACCAGCGCGCACTTCCTTGATCTCTTCACGGGCGTTTGCGTGCATTTGCACCATACGGCCCACGCGCTCTTTCTTGCCTTTGACCGAATTGATCACGCCGTCGCCGGAGGCCAACACGCCCGAGTAAACACGGACGAAAGTCAAGGTACCCACGAATGGGTCGGTAGCGATCTTGAACGCCAGAGCCGAGAACGGCTCGTTGTCGTCTGCATGACGCTCCATTTGCTTTTCCTCGTCATCCGGGTCAGTACCCTTGATGGCAGGAATGTCGGTTGGAGCCGGCAGGTAGTCGATAACGGCGTCGAGAACCAGGGGAACACCCTTGTTCTTGAAGGAAGAACCGCAAACAGCCAGAACGATCTCACCAGCGATAGTACGCTGACGCAGAGCACCCTTGATTTCCTCGATGGTGAGCTCTTCACCTTCAAGGTACTTGTTCATCAGTTCTTCGCTGGCTTCGGCCGCAGCCTCAACCATGTTGTTGCGCCACTCTTCAGCCAGTTCCTGCAGTTCAGCAGGGATAGCTTCACGACGAGGAGTCATACCCTTGTCGGCATCGTTCCAGTAAACAGCTTCCATGGTCATCAGATCGATCTGACCCTGGAAGTTGTCTTCGGAACCGATAGCCAACTGGATAGGCACCGGAGTGTGACCCAGACGCTGCTTGATCTGAGCGATCACGCGCAGAAAGTTCGCACCGGCACGGTCCATCTTGTTCACGTAAACGATACGTGGAACACCGTACTTGTTGGCTTGACGCCATACGGTTTCGGACTGAGGCTCAACGCCGGAGGTACCGCAGAACACAACGACCGCGCCGTCGAGTACGCGCAGGGAACGCTCAACTTCAATAGTGAAGTCTACGTGGCCCGGGGTATCGATGACGTTGAAACGGTACTGGTCCTTGTGCTGCTTCGCAGAACCCTGCCAGAAGGCGGTAATGGCAGCAGAAGTAATGGTAATACCACGCTCCTGCTCCTGCACCATCCAGTCTGTGGTCGCGGCGCCGTCATGCACCTCGCCCATTTTGTGACTTTTGCCAGTGTAAAAAAGGACGCGCTCAGTGGTGGTGGTTTTACCAGCATCCACGTGAGCAACGATACCAATGTTACGGTAGCGATTAATCGGTGTTGTACGAGCCATAAAGCCCTCGCAAAATTAGTGACGCTAAAATTAGAAGCGGTAGTGCGAGAAAGCCTTGTTGGCTTCAGCCATACGGTGAACGTCTTCACGCTTCTTAACTGCAGCACCTTTACCTTCGGCAGCGTCCAACAGTTCGCCAGCCAAACGCAGAGCCATAGACTTCTCGCCGCGCTTGCGGGCGTAGTCTACCAACCAGCGCATTGCCAGAGCGTTACGACGGGAAGGACGAACTTCGACCGGAACCTGGTAAGTAGCACCACCAACGCGGCGCGACTTCACTTCGACCAGCGGAGCGATGGCGTCGAGTGCTTTTTCGAAGAGTTCCAGGGGATCGGTGCCGGCCTTACGAGCCTTCACGGTATCCAGGGCACCATAAACGATACGCTCGGCAACGGCTTTCTTGCCGCTTTCCATTACGTGGTTCATGAATTTGGCGAGGATTTGGCTTCCGTATTTCGGATCGTCCAGAATCTCACGCTTGGCTGCTACGCGACGTCTTGGCATTGATAAGCCCTCAAACGGTCTTCAGGTTAGCCCGGGACAGCTCCTATGGATGCGTGCCCGACCTTACTCTTATCGACTCAATAAAATTAAAAACTGCAAAACGGCCGATTACTTCGGACGCTTGGTACCGTACTTCGAACGACCCTGGTTACGACCTTTAACACCGGAAGTATCCAACGAACCGCGAACGGTGTGGTAACGAACACCTGGCAAGTCTTTTACACGACCGCCGCGGATCAGTACCACGCTGTGCTCTTGCAGGTTGTGGCCTTCACCGCCGATGTACGAGGAAACCTCGAAACCGTTGGTCAGACGCACACGGCATACTTTACGCAGTGCCGAGTTAGGTTTTTTCGGCGTGGTGGTGTACACACGGGTGCACACGCCACGGCGTTGCGGGCAGTTCTGCAGCGCAGGCACGTCGGATTTCTCGACGATACGCTTACGCGGCTGACGTACCAGCTGGTTGATAGTTGCCATCTACTAGCTCCACTGTTGTCTTGCGACGCTATTGTCTTGCAAGAAAAGCAAAATGGCAGGAACGAGTTCCCGCCAAATTTAGGGGTACAAGAGTCTAAAGAGGATCTTGTCCCCAGTCAAGGCAAGGCCCCGCCCTCCCCGCTCATCCAATCTCGACAAATTGTCTCGATTCGATGAACGGAGTGACCAGGGCCTCACACTCATTTACCGCAGAACTCAGTTACCGCTCGAGTTCAGCGCTTCGGTCAGCGCAGCTTCCACTTCACTGGCGCTTACGCGCAACGGCTTGTCTGCCTCACGGCGGCGCTTACGCTCGCTGTGATAAGCCAGGCCGGTACCAGCCGGGATCAGACGACCCACGACCACGTTTTCTTTCAGGCCGCGCAGGTAATCGCGCTTGCCGGTTACCGCCGCTTCGGTCAGTACGCGAGTGGTTTCCTGGAAGGAAGCCGCCGAGATGAACGATTCGGTGGACAACGACGCCTTGGTGATACCCAGCAGAACGCGAGTGAACTTGGAGACGAACTTGTCTTCTCCGCTCAGACGCTCGTTCTCTACCAGTACGTGAGTCAATTCCATCTGGTCGCCCTTGATGAAACTGGAATCGCCGGATTCAGCGATCTCAACTTTACGCAGCATCTGACGCAGGATGGTCTCAATGTGCTTGTCGTTGATCTTCACGCCTTGCAGACGGTAAACGTCCTGGATCTCGTTGACGATGTACTTGGCCAGCGCACTCACACCCAGCAGACGCAGGATGTCGTGTGGATCGCTCGGGCCGTCGGAGATAACTTCGCCGCGGTTTACCTGTTCGCCTTCGAACACGTTCAGGTGACGCCACTTCGGAATCAGCTCTTCGTACGGATCGGTACCGTCGTTCGGGGTGATAACCAGACGGCGCTTGCCTTTGGTCTCTTTACCGAACGCGATGGTGCCGCTGACTTCAGCCAGAATCGACGCTTCTTTCGGACGACGGGCTTCGAACAAGTCGGCAACACGCGGCAGACCACCGGTGATGTCGCGAGTTTTCGAAGTCTCTTGCGGGATACGAGCGATAACATCACCGATCGCGATCTTCGCACCATCCGCTACACCGACCAGGGCGTTGGCTGGCAGGAAGTACTGAGCGATAACGTCAGTGCCTGGCAGCAACAGATCCTTGCCGTTGTCGTCGACCATCTTCACGGCAGGACGGATGTCCTTACCAGCAGCTGGACGATCTTTGGCGTCGAGTACTTCAATGTTGGTCATACCGGTCAATTCGTCAGTCTGACGCTTGATCGTGATGCCTTCTTCCATGCCCACGTAGGTCACGGTACCTTTCATTTCGGTAACGATCGGGTGAGTGTGCGGGTCCCACTTGGCCACGATAGCGCCAGCTT includes these proteins:
- the rpsL gene encoding 30S ribosomal protein S12; its protein translation is MATINQLVRQPRKRIVEKSDVPALQNCPQRRGVCTRVYTTTPKKPNSALRKVCRVRLTNGFEVSSYIGGEGHNLQEHSVVLIRGGRVKDLPGVRYHTVRGSLDTSGVKGRNQGRSKYGTKRPK
- the fusA gene encoding elongation factor G; this translates as MARTTPINRYRNIGIVAHVDAGKTTTTERVLFYTGKSHKMGEVHDGAATTDWMVQEQERGITITSAAITAFWQGSAKQHKDQYRFNVIDTPGHVDFTIEVERSLRVLDGAVVVFCGTSGVEPQSETVWRQANKYGVPRIVYVNKMDRAGANFLRVIAQIKQRLGHTPVPIQLAIGSEDNFQGQIDLMTMEAVYWNDADKGMTPRREAIPAELQELAEEWRNNMVEAAAEASEELMNKYLEGEELTIEEIKGALRQRTIAGEIVLAVCGSSFKNKGVPLVLDAVIDYLPAPTDIPAIKGTDPDDEEKQMERHADDNEPFSALAFKIATDPFVGTLTFVRVYSGVLASGDGVINSVKGKKERVGRMVQMHANAREEIKEVRAGDIAALIGMKDVTTGETLCNADKPIILVRMDFPEPVISVAVEPKTKDDQEKMGIALGKLAQEDPSFRVKTDEETGQTIISGMGELHLDILVDRMRREFNVEANIGKPQVSYRERITKNCEIEGKFVRQSGGRGQFGHCWIRFAPADEGQEGLQFVNEVVGGVVPKEYIPAIQKGIEEQMKNGVVAGYPLIGLKATVFDGSYHDVDSNEMAFKVAASMATKQLAQKGGGELLEPIMAVEVVTPEDYMGDVMGDLNRRRGMILGMEDTVSGKVIRAEVPLGEMFGYATDVRSMSQGRASYSMEFKKYNTAPSHIVETVTKKQG
- the rpsG gene encoding 30S ribosomal protein S7, giving the protein MPRRRVAAKREILDDPKYGSQILAKFMNHVMESGKKAVAERIVYGALDTVKARKAGTDPLELFEKALDAIAPLVEVKSRRVGGATYQVPVEVRPSRRNALAMRWLVDYARKRGEKSMALRLAGELLDAAEGKGAAVKKREDVHRMAEANKAFSHYRF